AATCCAGGATCAGTTCCAATCTGGTCTTGTAACAGCGGGTGAGCGCTACAACAAAGTGATCGATATTTGGGCATCGACCAACGATCGCGTAGCGAAAGCGATGATGGACAACCTATCATCTGAAACGGTTATCAACCGTGACGGTGAAGAAGAACAACAAGAGTCGTTCAACAGCATCTACATGATGGCTGACTCGGGCGCTCGTGGTTCTGCAGCTCAGATTCGTCAGCTTGCTGGTATGCGTGGTCTAATGGCACGTCCAGATGGTTCAATCATCGAGACGCCAATCACCGCGAACTTTAAAGAAGGTCTAAACGTACTTCAGTACTTTATCTCAACGCACGGTGCTCGTAAGGGTCTTGCGGATACAGCACTGAAAACAGCGAACTCGGGTTACCTAACTCGTCGTCTAGTAGACGTTGCTCAGGACGTAGTTGTTCACGAGCACGACTGTGGTACGCACGAAGGTATCCTAATGACTCCGCACATCGAAGGTGGTGACGTTAAAGTTGCACTTTCTGAACTTGCGCTGGGTCGTGTAGTTGCTGAAGACGTTCTTAAGCCAGGTACTGAAGAAGTTCTGATCCCACGTAATACTCTGATTGATGAGAAGTGGTGTCAGATCATGGAAGATAACTCTGTAGACAGCATGAAAGTGCGCTCAGTAGTTACCTGTGATGCAGACTTCGGTTGTTGTGCACAGTGTTACGGTCGTGACCTAGCACGTGGTCACCTAGTGAACCAAGGCGAAGCAGTGGGCGTTATCGCTGCTCAGTCTATCGGTGAGCCGGGTACACAGCTTACGATGCGTACGTTCCACATCGGTGGTGCGGCATCTACTGCAGCAGCAGAGAACAGCATCCAAGCTAAGAACACAGGTTCTGTGAAACTTCACAACGCTAAGTTTGTTATCAACAAAGATAAGAAACTGGTTATCACCTCTCGTGCGTCAGAAATGACGATCATCGATGAGTTCGGTCGTACCAAAGAGAAGCACAAACTTCCTTACGGTTCACTACTGACTAAAGGTGACGGCGATGCAGTTCAAGCTGGTGAAACAGTAGCGAACTGGGAAGCGCACACGCTTCCAATCATCACTGAAGTAGCAGGTCGCATCCAATTCGTAGACATGATCGATGGCGTAACTGTTTCTCGTCAAACAGATGACCTAACAGGTCTATCTTCAAGCGAAGTAACAGAAGCGGCAGCTCGCCCAGCAGCAGGTAAAGATATGCGTCCAGCAATCAAACTTGTTGATGAGCAAGGTAACGACGTAATGATCGCAGGCACTGAAATGCCAGCACTTTACTTCCTACCTGGTAAAGCGATCGTGAACATCGAAGATGGCGCAGAAGTAGGTGTGGGTGATACGCTAGCACGTATTCCACAGAAATCTGGCGGTAACAAAGATATCACCGGTGGTCTACCTCGCGTTGCGGACCTATTCGAAGCTCGTAAGCCAAAAGAGCCAGCAATCCTTGCTGAGCACTCTGGTACCGTTTCATTCGGTAAAGAGACGAAAGGTAAGCGTCGTCTAATCATCACTCGTGATGGTGGCGATAACTACGAAGAGATGATTCCTAAGCATCGTCAGCTAAACGTGTTCGAAGGTGAGCGCGTAGAGCGTGGTGACGTAATCGCTGATGGTCCAGAAACTCCGCATGACATTCTACGTCTACGTGGTATTCACGCTGTGACTCAATACATCGCGAACGAAGTTCAAGAAGTATACCGTCTACAGGGTGTAAAGATTAACGATAAGCACATCGAGACTATCGTTCGTCAAATGCTACGTAAGTGTACTATCACTCATGCTGGTGACTCTGAGTTCCTACCAGGCGAGCAGGTTGAATACTCAAGCGTTAAGATCGCAAACCGTCAGCTAGAAGCTGAAGGCAAAGAACTTGTACGTTTCGAGCGTGACCTACTAGGTATCACTAAGGCATCGCTAGCAACAGAATCGTTCATCTCTGCAGCATCGTTCCAAGAAACGACGCGCGTACTAACAGAGGCAGCGGTATCTGGTAAGCGTGATGACCTACGTGGTCTGAAAGAGAACGTTATCGTGGGTCGTCTGATCCCAGCGGGTACTGGTTTTGCGTATCACCAAGACCGTCAAGCTAAGCGTGACGAAGCTCAAGAAGGTCCATCAGCTGAACAAGCGACGGACAACCTAGCTGCACTACTAAACGCAGGTTTCTCTTCTGACGAGTAATCGCAGAGCGAAATGACAAAAGGCGCCGAAAGGCGCCTTTTTTGTGTCTGGAATCCTGAGATTTGGCAGGTGCGTTGAGTAGCCCCCTTGCCTGCGTCGGCGCGCGACAATTGGAGTGATGGGATTGCTTAGTCTTGATGGCTCCATAGCGCACGTCATTCCTGCGCAGGCAGGAATCTTCTTGAAGCTTGGTACACGCTTTGAGTAGACCCCTGCCTGCGCAGGGGTGACGGTCATTTTGAGTGTGGCTATTTTTAGTATGCAAATGCTAGCATTTTTAGGCGCGTAGTCGCTATTTGGGGCATAACGATTTATTTAGACGTGATTGCTCCACAACGTATGTCATTCCTGCGTAGGCAGGAATCTTCTAGAGGCTTGGTGCACGCTTTGAGTAACCCCTTCCTGCGCAGGAGCGCGGCTAGTGGAGTGACGGTAATTCTGGATTCAGAAATGCTAACTATTGCACTATTGCTTACGCACCTGGCGGAATCGCCAAACTATCCGCGATCAACTGAATCAGCTTATCTTCCACTTCAAAGCGCAGCTCAAGTATCTCACCAACTTTAGACATATCGTCCTCGAAACCCGGAAGCTCATCTTCAAATGATACTTGTACATATTTGTCGTTGAACTCAAGTAATGGGTCTGTGGTGAGAACGATCTTAGCGTAGGTCGCATCGATATCATCGTTGGTCTTAAAGCCAGTCGCCTTCCACTTATCCATCACCATGTCGTAGATCTTAAAGTGGCCTTCAGAGATGTAGTCGACGAGATGATCACAAAAGGAGCTGATTTCTTTCGCAGAGGGAAGCTCAACCACGTTAGATTGGGCTTGAGCGGGTTGAAGGGAACCGAGCTTACAGTATTCAACAATAAGCGCTTGTCTTGTTTCTAGCCAGTGGTCGATGACTTCGCTAGAGCCACCCCATTGTTCTTGTACTTGTTTGAATTTATTTAACATGACCATGTCCTCATGATCGGCACTGCAATTGGCAGCTGCACGCTTTGTAACGACAAAGAGTAAAAGAGAATTCGTTTCTCATTCACCAGAATTAGAATTTCGAGTTTTCTAGCTGGTATGAATTTAGATTGCCAGTAAAATGGACGAACTGCAAGTGAAGAGGATTCATGATGTTAAAAAAAAGTGAAAAGGTCATTCGCCAGGCTTATTGGTGTGTGGTGTCAGGGAATGAACTTTGGCTTGCAGACGGTGATGTGCCGCTTGGTTCGGCAGAGCAGTTTTCACTGCCTGCTCATCAGGCAATAAAAGTAGGGGCGTTTGAAGGTAAGCCCGTGATGTGGCTTAACGATGCCGACCTAGAAGGAGAGCGAGAGCTAACCTCACTGCGCGAATTGCTTCATCTCCCAGAGACGCTGTTCCATCAAATCTCCAAAGCAATTCAATATGGCTATATGAGCCAGTCTATGCGTTTTTGTCCTCAATGCGGAGGTCGCAATCACCTCAACCACAATCAGCTCGCTATGCAGTGCCAAGACTGCCGAACGCTGCATTATCCACGTATCTTTCCCTGCATTATCGTCGCCGTGCGCAAAGGGCAAGATATCTTGCTGGCACAGCATAATCGCCATGCAGGCGGCATGTACACGGTTATCGCCGGGTTCCTAGAAGTGGGGGAAACACTAGAAACTTGCGTTGCCCGTGAGGTGGAAGAGGAGACAGGCATCAAGGTTGCCAATATTCGTTATTTTGGCAGTCAGCCATGGGCATTTCCTTCGAGCATGATGATGGCGTTTCTAGCTGACTATGAGAGTGGGGATATCAAACCAGACTACAGTGAGCTCAAAGACGCACAGTGGTTTAATACTAATGAGCTTCCCTTGGTCGCGCCTGAAGGAACTATTGCCAGATCGCTTATTCATGCGACCGTCGAGGCGGCTGCGGCAGAAAAATGACAAAAAAAACCCTCCGCGTGCGGAGGGGGTAAGTAAGATGTCGTTATGAGATGCTGAGTCTAGAGACTCAGTAGTATTATTGTAATTTTCGCTAGCAAACAAACTTTTAACATTCCTTTTGGTCCTTGGCAAACTCACCTCAAAACTGCGTATTGATAATATGATCTGCTTTGCAAAGTGACTCTTTTTTGAGCGGTGGCGCAGCACAGGCGATGACCCTCAAATTTTGGTAAAAGAATTGTTATCTAAGGCTGCCAACCATGAATGAATAGCGGTAAACTAACGCCTTTCGAATTGGAGAAAAAAGAATGACGGAATTAAAGAACGATCGCTATCTTCGAGCGTTGTTAAAGCAACCTGTAGACTACACACCAGTATGGATGATGCGCCAAGCGGGCCGTTACCTTCCAGAATACCGTGAGACTCGCTCAGTAGCGGGTGATTTCATGTCACTGTGTAAGAATGCAGAGCTAGCGTCTGAGGTGACTCTTCAGCCGCTACGCCGTTTCCCACTGGATGCCGCCATTCTATTTTCTGACATCTTGACGATTCCTGATGCAATGGGCCTAGGTTTGTACTTTGAAGCGGGTGAAGGTCCTAAGTTTGAGCGTCCAATTACCTGCAAAGCAGATGTCGACAAGATTGGTATACCAGATCCAGAAGGCGAGCTAAAGTACGTAATGAACGCCGTCCGTCAGATCCGTAAAGACTTGAATGGTGATGTTCCGCTGATTGGTTTCTCTGGTAGCCCGTGGACTTTGGCTACTTACATGGTTGAAGGTGGCAGCTCGAAAGCCTTCACTAAAATCAAGAAGATGATGTACGCAGAGCCACAAATCCTGCATGCACTTCTTGATAAGCTAGCAGACAGTGTTATCGAATATCTAAATGCTCAGATCAAAGCAGGTGCTCAGTCTGTAATGGTATTTGATACTTGGGGTGGCGTCTTAACACCTCGCGATTACAACCTGTTCTCACTTCAGTACATGCATAAGATTGTCGATGGCCTTATCCGTGAAAATGAAGGTCGCCGCGTTCCAGTGACCTTGTTCACTAAGAACGGCGGTATGTGGCTAGAGCAAATCGCTGCAACAGGTTGTGATGCGGTCGGTTTAGACTGGACCATCAACATTGCCGATGCGAAAGCTCGCGTAGGCGATAAAGTGGCACTTCAGGGTAACATGGATCCATCTATGCTTTACGCTCAACCTGAGCGTATTCGTGAAGAAGTGGCGACCATCCTGGAAGGCTTTGGCGACGGTGGTACAGGTCATGTATTCAACCTAGGTCACGGCATCCACTTGGATGTACCACCAGAGAATGCTGGTGTGTTTGTAGAGGCCGTTCACGAGCTATCTAAGCCATACCACAAGTAATCCATTTCTAATTACTGTCGTCTAAATATTGAGATGCCGTTATTTCCCAAAAGGGAGTAACGGCATTTTTGTCTCACTTTGACTACGCTTTAACTAGGTCTTGTGTTGTGAGGCAACCCTATGTTTAAAGTGCTTGTTCCCTTTCTAGCTTCGCTGCTGTTTCTCACCGGTTGTGCCTCAGACGTCGCAACCGACTACAACTCTAGCGTCAACTTCGCTGCGTTCAACACGTATCAATACCAAGAAAACGCTGAGGTGCCAGTTAGCCTAGATGGTGCCCGCATCAAACAAGCCGTTGATAACGAGCTCAATGTTCGAGGTTTTTCTATGGTGGAACAGGGGGCCGACTTGGTCGTGCGCTATGACATCCTTGAGGGCACAGAATTAAGAGCTGATGGCCCTAGCTTTGGATTTGGTATCGGCACGGGTGGGTACAACAGCGGCTATGGTGTGGGCGTCCGTACCCCAACACGAGTGAAGGAGAAAAAATTTGGTAAGTTGGCGGTCGAGCTTGTTGACCCAAAAACCAATGACGTGGTGTGGCGCTCAGTCTCACAGCGTCAGCTAACCGAGACCATGGAGCCGGCCGA
This window of the Vibrio maritimus genome carries:
- a CDS encoding DUF4136 domain-containing protein, with the protein product MFKVLVPFLASLLFLTGCASDVATDYNSSVNFAAFNTYQYQENAEVPVSLDGARIKQAVDNELNVRGFSMVEQGADLVVRYDILEGTELRADGPSFGFGIGTGGYNSGYGVGVRTPTRVKEKKFGKLAVELVDPKTNDVVWRSVSQRQLTETMEPADRDVFVQEQVHKMFEEYPAN
- the nudC gene encoding NAD(+) diphosphatase; translation: MLKKSEKVIRQAYWCVVSGNELWLADGDVPLGSAEQFSLPAHQAIKVGAFEGKPVMWLNDADLEGERELTSLRELLHLPETLFHQISKAIQYGYMSQSMRFCPQCGGRNHLNHNQLAMQCQDCRTLHYPRIFPCIIVAVRKGQDILLAQHNRHAGGMYTVIAGFLEVGETLETCVAREVEEETGIKVANIRYFGSQPWAFPSSMMMAFLADYESGDIKPDYSELKDAQWFNTNELPLVAPEGTIARSLIHATVEAAAAEK
- the rpoC gene encoding DNA-directed RNA polymerase subunit beta', with the translated sequence MKDLLNFLKAQHKTEEFDAIKIGLSSPDMIRSWSFGEVKKPETINYRTFKPERDGLFCARIFGPVKDYECLCGKYKRLKHRGVICEKCGVEVTQTKVRRDRMGHIELASPVAHIWFLKSLPSRIGLLMDIPLRDIERVLYFEMYVVTEPGMTDLEKSQMLTEEEYLDRLEEWGDEFTAKMGAEAIKDLLSTMDMHAEAEMMREELESTNSETKRKKITKRLKLVEAFIQSGNNPEWMILTVLPVLPPDLRPLVPLDGGRFATSDLNDLYRRVINRNNRLKRLLELAAPDIIVRNEKRMLQESVDALLDNGRRGRAITGSNKRPLKSLADMIKGKQGRFRQNLLGKRVDYSGRSVITVGPYLRLHQCGLPKKMALELFKPFIYSKLETRGMATTIKAAKKMVEREEAIVWDILDEVIREHPVLLNRAPTLHRLGIQAFEPVLIEGKAIQLHPLVCAAYNADFDGDQMAVHVPLTLEAQLEARTLMMSTNNILSPASGDPIIVPSQDVVLGLYYMTRDKINVKGEGMYLAGPEEAEKAYRTKSAELHARVKVRITETVVDEDGNSTTETKMVDTTIGRAMLWQIVPAGLPFSLVNQKLGKKQISNLLNEAYRKLGLKDTVIFADQVMYAGFAYAALSGVSVGIDDMVVPQAKYDEIESAEEEVREIQDQFQSGLVTAGERYNKVIDIWASTNDRVAKAMMDNLSSETVINRDGEEEQQESFNSIYMMADSGARGSAAQIRQLAGMRGLMARPDGSIIETPITANFKEGLNVLQYFISTHGARKGLADTALKTANSGYLTRRLVDVAQDVVVHEHDCGTHEGILMTPHIEGGDVKVALSELALGRVVAEDVLKPGTEEVLIPRNTLIDEKWCQIMEDNSVDSMKVRSVVTCDADFGCCAQCYGRDLARGHLVNQGEAVGVIAAQSIGEPGTQLTMRTFHIGGAASTAAAENSIQAKNTGSVKLHNAKFVINKDKKLVITSRASEMTIIDEFGRTKEKHKLPYGSLLTKGDGDAVQAGETVANWEAHTLPIITEVAGRIQFVDMIDGVTVSRQTDDLTGLSSSEVTEAAARPAAGKDMRPAIKLVDEQGNDVMIAGTEMPALYFLPGKAIVNIEDGAEVGVGDTLARIPQKSGGNKDITGGLPRVADLFEARKPKEPAILAEHSGTVSFGKETKGKRRLIITRDGGDNYEEMIPKHRQLNVFEGERVERGDVIADGPETPHDILRLRGIHAVTQYIANEVQEVYRLQGVKINDKHIETIVRQMLRKCTITHAGDSEFLPGEQVEYSSVKIANRQLEAEGKELVRFERDLLGITKASLATESFISAASFQETTRVLTEAAVSGKRDDLRGLKENVIVGRLIPAGTGFAYHQDRQAKRDEAQEGPSAEQATDNLAALLNAGFSSDE
- a CDS encoding Rsd/AlgQ family anti-sigma factor, yielding MVMLNKFKQVQEQWGGSSEVIDHWLETRQALIVEYCKLGSLQPAQAQSNVVELPSAKEISSFCDHLVDYISEGHFKIYDMVMDKWKATGFKTNDDIDATYAKIVLTTDPLLEFNDKYVQVSFEDELPGFEDDMSKVGEILELRFEVEDKLIQLIADSLAIPPGA
- the hemE gene encoding uroporphyrinogen decarboxylase, which codes for MTELKNDRYLRALLKQPVDYTPVWMMRQAGRYLPEYRETRSVAGDFMSLCKNAELASEVTLQPLRRFPLDAAILFSDILTIPDAMGLGLYFEAGEGPKFERPITCKADVDKIGIPDPEGELKYVMNAVRQIRKDLNGDVPLIGFSGSPWTLATYMVEGGSSKAFTKIKKMMYAEPQILHALLDKLADSVIEYLNAQIKAGAQSVMVFDTWGGVLTPRDYNLFSLQYMHKIVDGLIRENEGRRVPVTLFTKNGGMWLEQIAATGCDAVGLDWTINIADAKARVGDKVALQGNMDPSMLYAQPERIREEVATILEGFGDGGTGHVFNLGHGIHLDVPPENAGVFVEAVHELSKPYHK